One genomic window of Solanum dulcamara chromosome 12, daSolDulc1.2, whole genome shotgun sequence includes the following:
- the LOC129877606 gene encoding F-box protein At2g26850-like isoform X1 has product MLFFLISCFSFILLISKSLLKPMGAFSNQWFSEELVKFLALWFSKGRNAISFLNLPLMKNLVKSKLENVVEKEEEISLLDLPDLTLECIFERLPPNGLCKMAAVCSSLREKCTSDHLWEKHMKGKWGDLIGSAATKEWQCYIASRNKASLLENSRKKRNLFGNFLKIRKLLWNRSKGNEDNSKVGNSSTMSSIMDWYLSLETGKFWFPAQVFNREVQNGYVGFMLSCYDAEVSYDCSTNAFSARYPSYGRRIIEEDIEWNRLRAPTVDTPPYVLDVSDCLNDLKPDDHIEIQWRKSKEFPYGWWYGVVGHLESCSGSKLNCHCHASETVLLEFKQYTPGSRWRQTVINRKDHREVGNEADGFYGGIRKLYSEKEISLWNRLWPNSTLE; this is encoded by the exons ATGCtgtttttcttgatttcttgtttttctttcatCTTACTGATTTCTAAGTCACTTCTCAAGCCAATGGGAGCTTTCTCAAATCAGTGGTTTAGTGAAGAACTTGTAAAGTTCTTAGCTTTATGGTTTAGTAAAGGTAGAAATGCTATTAGTTTCTTGAATTTGCCACTTATGAAAAATCTTGTTAAGTCAAAACTAGAGAATGTTGTGGAGAAAGAAGAGGAAATTTCTTTATTGGATTTGCCTGATTTGACATTGGAATGTATTTTTGAGAGGCTTCCACCAAATGGTCTTTGTAAAATGGCTGCAGTTTGTAGTTCTTTGAGAGAAAAATGCACAAGTGATCATTTGTGGGAGAAACATATGAAGGGAAAATGGGGTGATTTGATTGGTTCTGCTGCTACTAAAGAATGGCAATGCTACATTGCTTCAAGAAATAAAGCTTCCCTTTTggagaattcaagaaaaaaaagaaatcttTTTGGGAATTTTTTAAAGATTAGGAAACTTTTATGGAACAGATCAAAAGGAAATGAAGATAACAGCAAGGTTGGAAATTCATCAACAATGAGCTCAATTATGGATTGGTACCTTTCCCTTGAGACTGGCAAGTTTTGGTTCCCGGCTCAGGTTTTTAATCGCGAG GTACAGAATGGATATGTTGGTTTTATGTTATCTTGCTATGATGCTGAAGTTAGCTATGATTGTAGCACAAATGCTTTCAGTGCAAG GTATCCATCATACGGGAGGCGAATAATAGAGGAAGATATAGAATGGAATAGACTAAGAGCACCAACAGTTGATACTCCTCCTTATGTTCTTGATGTGTCAGATTGCTTAAATGATCTAAAACCTGATGATCACATTGAGATTCAGTGGAGAAAAAGCAAAGAATTCCCATATG GTTGGTGGTATGGAGTTGTTGGACACTTGGAATCTTGTAGTGGCAGCAAGTTGAATTGCCATTGTCATGCCAGTG AGACAGTGCTATTGGAGTTCAAACAGTATACCCCGGGCTCGAGGTGGAGGCAAACAGTGATAAACAGAAAGGATCACAGAGAAGTTGGCAATGAAGCAGATGGCTTCTATGGAGGAATCAGAAAGCTTTATAGTGAAAAAGAGATATCATTGTGGAATAGACTCTGGCCTAACAGCACTTTGGAATAG
- the LOC129877606 gene encoding F-box protein At2g26850-like isoform X2 gives MLFFLISCFSFILLISKSLLKPMGAFSNQWFSEELVKFLALWFSKGRNAISFLNLPLMKNLVKSKLENVVEKEEEISLLDLPDLTLECIFERLPPNGLCKMAAVCSSLREKCTSDHLWEKHMKGKWGDLIGSAATKEWQCYIASRNKASLLENSRKKRNLFGNFLKIRKLLWNRSKGNEDNSKVGNSSTMSSIMDWYLSLETGKFWFPAQVFNRENGYVGFMLSCYDAEVSYDCSTNAFSARYPSYGRRIIEEDIEWNRLRAPTVDTPPYVLDVSDCLNDLKPDDHIEIQWRKSKEFPYGWWYGVVGHLESCSGSKLNCHCHASETVLLEFKQYTPGSRWRQTVINRKDHREVGNEADGFYGGIRKLYSEKEISLWNRLWPNSTLE, from the exons ATGCtgtttttcttgatttcttgtttttctttcatCTTACTGATTTCTAAGTCACTTCTCAAGCCAATGGGAGCTTTCTCAAATCAGTGGTTTAGTGAAGAACTTGTAAAGTTCTTAGCTTTATGGTTTAGTAAAGGTAGAAATGCTATTAGTTTCTTGAATTTGCCACTTATGAAAAATCTTGTTAAGTCAAAACTAGAGAATGTTGTGGAGAAAGAAGAGGAAATTTCTTTATTGGATTTGCCTGATTTGACATTGGAATGTATTTTTGAGAGGCTTCCACCAAATGGTCTTTGTAAAATGGCTGCAGTTTGTAGTTCTTTGAGAGAAAAATGCACAAGTGATCATTTGTGGGAGAAACATATGAAGGGAAAATGGGGTGATTTGATTGGTTCTGCTGCTACTAAAGAATGGCAATGCTACATTGCTTCAAGAAATAAAGCTTCCCTTTTggagaattcaagaaaaaaaagaaatcttTTTGGGAATTTTTTAAAGATTAGGAAACTTTTATGGAACAGATCAAAAGGAAATGAAGATAACAGCAAGGTTGGAAATTCATCAACAATGAGCTCAATTATGGATTGGTACCTTTCCCTTGAGACTGGCAAGTTTTGGTTCCCGGCTCAGGTTTTTAATCGCGAG AATGGATATGTTGGTTTTATGTTATCTTGCTATGATGCTGAAGTTAGCTATGATTGTAGCACAAATGCTTTCAGTGCAAG GTATCCATCATACGGGAGGCGAATAATAGAGGAAGATATAGAATGGAATAGACTAAGAGCACCAACAGTTGATACTCCTCCTTATGTTCTTGATGTGTCAGATTGCTTAAATGATCTAAAACCTGATGATCACATTGAGATTCAGTGGAGAAAAAGCAAAGAATTCCCATATG GTTGGTGGTATGGAGTTGTTGGACACTTGGAATCTTGTAGTGGCAGCAAGTTGAATTGCCATTGTCATGCCAGTG AGACAGTGCTATTGGAGTTCAAACAGTATACCCCGGGCTCGAGGTGGAGGCAAACAGTGATAAACAGAAAGGATCACAGAGAAGTTGGCAATGAAGCAGATGGCTTCTATGGAGGAATCAGAAAGCTTTATAGTGAAAAAGAGATATCATTGTGGAATAGACTCTGGCCTAACAGCACTTTGGAATAG